The Tenrec ecaudatus isolate mTenEca1 chromosome 4, mTenEca1.hap1, whole genome shotgun sequence region AATGCAGTGAGAACAATACCTAGAGAAATCAAGAACCCAGCCACAAAAGAGGCTGTCATCAACTGACAGCAGATTTTGCCAGTTATCAGCATGTGGTAGTTCAGTGGGTTGTGGATGGCAGTGTAACGGTCATAGGACATGGCAGCCATGATGAAGCAGTTGTTGGCTGCtaatgcaaaaaagaaaaacatttgtgTAGCACATTCAGGAAGAGAGATAATGTTGCTCTCTGATACCAAATCCACTAGCATCCGAGGGAGGATGACCACAGTGGCACACGTTTCTGATAAAGAAAGGCCACAGAGGAAAAAGTACATGGGAGTGTGAAGGCTGCGACTGAGCTTGATGGCCACCATTATGGACCCATTTGCAAGCAGGATGGTCATATGGGAGAAGAAAATCACCACAAAGAGGAGACCTTTCAAGTCTGGGAAACTGGAAAACCCCCACAGAAGAAATGTAGTCACTGCTGTCTGGTTGCGCATCCTTTGGGGTGCTCAGCAACTTTCTTCCACAAGGTCCAGGTATGCTTCAGGTGAACACATTGAATTGCTTTTGGAAAACTTCTGCACTAACGTCAACTGGTCTTTAATCAAAGCCTCCCAATCAATGGCAAGGCAACTCTTAATGGGAGAGCCTGAGTCAAAGGAGCTAGATGCTTCTAGCTGATGTCAAGGTCAGTTGTCTAAGTGAGGAGAAGAAATATTTTAATAGGAGAATCTGTATTGTCATAGATTGAATCCAAATATTTTCTCAGAAATTACTCAATGAAGCATTCCTTTCCTCTATTCTATTTAGAACTCAGCCTCTGGCTAGATCATAACGTTTTATAGGCATAgaatgcctcgtctttcttctgagaagcggcaggtagctttgaactgctgatctggctGGTAGCACCTCAACTCataactgtgccaccagggctccaattacAAATCCAAGGACTCTAAGGCgggaaacttgtcttctccagaaGACCTTCATCCAAGTCCCACAGGACTTTTGTAGACTGCCATGCAAACTCTCCTCTCACCGTTTCCCAGGGTATTTACCTCTAAATGGAAACAGTTTTTCAATCTTAATGCTTCATGTACATTTAATTTATAACTATCCAATTCTTGCCTCTATTAATAAAGAATCTCAAATTCCTCTGGCAAATGTCTAGTGCACAAATATCCTCCAACCATTGAAAGCAAGACTTTGAGACAGAACTGGCCTTATTTCCCCACATAAAAACTGTCCCCTTATATTTCCTATTTGAGTTATTTATAAACATCTGAGAGAACCCCAATAAGACTCCTTCCTCACTGTTATACCAAGTTATTGCTTCCAAAATGCCATTTTATGGCATCTCTATCTTCATTTTTAATTCCCTCTGTTGCTCTCAATCTATCAAAAAATGTGTTGCTTTTTCAGGTATTTTTCAAAAGTCTCCAACATGTTTATTTCATGCACAACACTGTGACCAGTTGTTGGGATCTTTAACACAGAATATATAAACTCACCAATAACTTTTTCAAAAACTGAAATCTACAGATTGCTTAAAGGATGAAATCCTAAAACCTCAATATGGTCTTCAATGCTCTTCCAACACGAATTCCCAAATGCCACTCCAGCTAGAGAACTCCTGGCTCAGACAGCAGTCTCCTTCATTTTCCCAATATATCATGACTGTCATGTGACTTCTTACATGATGAGATTCCCTATGTCTCAAATCACCCTACTCTATTTAACTTCCTACCTTGAAGCCCATTGACTCCTAATTTTCTCTCATTCATATTTCTTGAGATTACTGGATCATAAGTTTTAAAAAGTCACTGGATTCTATTCTATCACTTATTTGTACTGGTACTTCTACAGCTCTCTAGAACAAcatttctcaacctgtaggtcatgacctctttggaggtcaaatgaccatttcacaggggttgcccaattcataacagtagcaaaattacagttataaagtagcaatgaaataattttatttaaatacattaggatatgtattaaagggtcatggcattaggaaggttgggaaccactggaaAATGTACAGTAATGTTTTTTCACCTACTATAGCTTTTCAAGCCAGATGTTGAATCTCTGGTCATGCTACTTCTTTTCACTACAGACctcttttttaatattctttacagATTAGAGAATACTAATAACTGTTAGCCTTTGGTGTATGCTTTAGTTATACACTTTCATATATACTGTTAGCTATTATAAAAGATCAAAACTATTGGTATACTCATGGTTGTAATGGAGTGTCGTGGCTCAGTTACATAATTTTCCAAAGGTGATATAGCTGATAGTTAAAGGTGCTCATACTCACAAAGGCAGTGAGAGATCTGGAGACCTACTTGATTGGCTAGTCAATTATCTGTCCTCCACAAGTGCAAAGGCTCTAGCATGTCATTCAGTATCTTATCTACCCACGCACCTCTCCTACTAAGAAACTTCCCAGGCGGGGAATGTGTCACTGCTTCCCAAGCGTGAAATGACCTGTTGTATCTATTCCACATTGTACACATTGTTTTCTCTAACTTGCATAACCATTCCTGCTCTTCTCTGCCTGCTAAAACCTAGCTGTTTAAAAGATCATTCAAATACCACCTCCCCAAAGAAGCCTCGTTAAGCCTCCTGTGTTTAGTACTTTATTTTCCTAGGTATATATCCTATTTTCTTGTGATAAAGTCTTTTAAGagcttgacacacacacacaaaagagctTGACACACACATGTTATACATAGAAGAGACTTAATGGATAATTTTGTATTACTAATTTGCAGGCTAAGTGAATACTTATAGGATTTTGAATAAGACTAGTTTACGGACAGGAGGAATGAATGAAATCctattttcttcagaaagcctcacATAATTGTTTCTTAGGTATGAACCAATTATTCCGTAGTTCTTAATTTGCCCGACTTAGTATTTATTTCCTGGGGAAATGTACTGATAACCACCTGTTGGTCCCTCAACACATTTTAAGAATCATGAGGCAAGACCATAACCTCTATCAA contains the following coding sequences:
- the LOC142445836 gene encoding olfactory receptor 10R2-like, with translation MRNQTAVTTFLLWGFSSFPDLKGLLFVVIFFSHMTILLANGSIMVAIKLSRSLHTPMYFFLCGLSLSETCATVVILPRMLVDLVSESNIISLPECATQMFFFFALAANNCFIMAAMSYDRYTAIHNPLNYHMLITGKICCQLMTASFVAGFLISLGIVLTAFSLPFCGSKIIHHFFCDISPVVLLACDYTFFHEMVIFVLSALVLMGSFILIMVSYIFIVSVVVKMPSAKGRSKAFSTCSSHLTVVSIHYGFACSVYLKPKNSASFREDMLMAVTYTVLTPLLNPIVYSLRNREMQTALRKVISRANSLISLPQRINSK